cactccaaaaggctttcggagccatcatcgactcagtggatCACCATCTcattatgtttgcaatcgcaacaaataaccTGCTTataccccaaccaaggatcatcaaaagctgtgCTATGAATtatcggacaacccaaagattcctagatgcccttccagactccctctaccTACCCAAGGACGTTGGAGTACAAAATCgtttaaccacctaactgagcaACTAAATATAAACTTGCGTAATACCCttgatgcagtcgcacccctaaaaaaaatgtgtcacaaGAAACTAGCtctctggtatacagaaaatacccaagccctgaagcaagcttccagaatattggaacggaaatggtgctccaccaaactggaactCTTCTgattagcttggaaagacagtaccttGCAATATCGAATAAGCCTCACTgatgctcgatcatcctatttttccaaaatgtatttttaatactgtcgcaaagctaactaaaaagcagcattcctcaagagaggatggctttcacttcagcagtaatgaattcatgaacttcttcgaagaaaagatcatgatcattagaaagcaaatcacGGACTCCTCTTTGAAGTTGCGTATTTCTCTAAAGCTCAgatgtcctgagtctgcacaacactgccaggacctaggatcaatggagacactacatttaaaaaatcctatATCTCTTTatacattcatgaaaatagtcatggcctctaaatcttcaaagctgcatactggaccctattctaaataaactactgaaagagctgcttcgtgtgcttggccctcctatgttgaacataataaatggctgcctatccactggatgtgtaccaaacagaaaatgaaaaaaaaatgatTGTCCTATAACGAAGTTCCTTCTAATTTTtattagaaaaagctgttgcgcagcaactcactgccttcctgaagacaaataatttATATGAAACACTTAAGTCTGGTTGTAGACCCcgtcatagcactgagactgcacttgtgaaggtggtaaattaccttttaatggcttCAAACCAAGGCTCTGTATCTGTCCTCGTGCagctagaccttagtgctgcttttggcaccattgatcaccacattcttttggagagattggaaactctaagtggtctacatggacaagttcttgcctggtttagatcttatctgtcggaaagatatcagtttgtctctgtggatggtttgtcatctgacaaatcaattgtaagtTTCCTCAAGGTTTGGTTTTAGGacaactattgttttcactatatattttacctcttggtgatgttattcggaaacataatgttaactttcactgctgtatggatgatacacagctgtacattttgatgaaaaaTGGTGAATCCCCAAAATtcccctccctggaagcctgtgtttcagacataaggaagtggatggcggcaaatgttttacttttaaacaaagacaaaacagagattctacttctaggtcccaagaaaccaagagatcttctgttggatctgacagtTAATCTTGATGATTGTTCagccgtctcaaataaaactgtgaaggaccttggcattACACTGATCTCTTTTTTGaggaacatatcaagaatatttcaacgacagcttttttccatcttcgtaacattgcaaataTCTGAAACTTATCTGAAAAAGCTAATCCATGTTTTTTGTCACTTCACGATTAGACTACTGCTGTGCTCGACTTTCCGGCTACCTAGATAAGGCACTAAATAAACTTtggttagtgctaaacacggctgctagaatctttactagaaccaaaaaatgtgatcatatcaCCAGTGCTaacctctctacactggcttcctctTAAGGCTATGGCTGATGTCAAGGTTtttctgctaacctacaaagtattACATGGGCCTGCTCCTACCTAATCTCTCCGATTtgatcctgccgtacatacctacacgtatgctacggtcacataATGCAGGCTTGCAAAtggctggaggcagggctttctcctatagagctcaatttttatggaatggtctgcctattcaTGTGAGAGACGGAGACTCAggctcgacctttaagtctttactgaaaacTCATCTCTTCACttggtcctatgattgagtgtcgtctggcccaggggtgcgaggatgaacggaaaggcactggagcgaagAACCGCCCTTGTTGtgtctgcctggccagttcccctctctccactgggattctctgcctttgACCCTATTATGAGGGCTGAGTCACtagcttactagtgctcttccatgcagtccccacttgagtgggttgagtcactgcaAGCTGTATCTTCTCAAAGACTACTGTGTTCACCTCCCTCAGTTACTACAATCTAGTAGTTAGAGAGGAtatagttaaaaaaatataaaatataaaatggaGGGCAAGGGTTTCGGATGCTTGAGGGGCAGCTATTGGGGAATGGGGAAATCTTTGAGGGTTGGTTGCCTGGCGGTTGGGAGCTTGAGCCGGTGGCCGATATGTCGCTGGTTTGCATCCCCGTTTTGACATGGTGGAAGATCTGTCGACGTGACCTTGGgcagggcgttgaccctggttgATTTTATGGGTCGCTGTggatgtaatgtaaatgttgagcggcttcactgcaggtAGATTGTATGATTTaatattcaatttaaaaaaaacatttttaaaatacaaataaataagagGTGCTGTCACGAATTCCGCTGAAGTtcgtccctctccttgttcgttcggcggtcggcgtcaccgatccacttttcattttccatttgttttgtcttcattgtacacaacacctggtttccattcccataattatatgttccttatttaaccttcTGGTTCCCCCATGGTTTTgtgttttgtgcgtgtttgttcgtTGTAAGTTGGTCTGTATTTGTGAGCTTGATTATTTTCCGTCTTGGAATATTTGTTGTTTTGAGTAAAGTTACATGaattactcatctctgtgtcctgcgcctgaatcCGTCTTACCTGCTACACCTAGACGCCTTACAGGTGCATCAGGCCACGAAGGCATAAATGGGGTTTTCCAGATGCGAGTCAGTAACAGATGATTACTACTTACTTAAACACAAAAAGATTCAAAGTGGATTCAaatcaatatatttatttataaactGATATGCATTTTATACACAGTGCAACTTCAGAGATGAATTTTTCATATTATATAATATCCAAATTAATTATATTTAGCTTCAATAGACAATGTTCTCAAAGAGTATAAGACCATgaaaagtatactgaacaaaaatagaaacgcaacatgtaaagtgttggtcccatatttcatgagctgaaatataagacaccagacattttccatatgcaaaaagcttatttctctcaaattttgtgcacaaatttgtttacatccctgttagtgagcatttctcctttgccaagataatccatccacctgacaggtgtggcatatcaagaagctgattaaacatcatgatcattacagagATGTACCTTATGCTGTGGACAATAATAGGCCACTCaaacgtgcagttttgtcacaacacaatgccacagatgtctgaagttttgagggagtgtgcaattggcatgctgactgcaggaatgtccaccagagctgtttccagataatttcatgttaatttccCTACCTTAAGCCACCTTCAATGTCATtataaagaatttggcagtatgtctaaCTGGCCTCAACACCACAAACCTTgcgtaaccacaccagcccaggacctcaacatcTGGATTCtccacctgcgggattgtctaaGAACAGCCTACCGGACAGGTGacgaaactgtgggtttgcacaaccaaagactttctgcacaaactgtctcagggaagctcatctacgACCTCGTCGTCCTTAACAGGTTCTtggcctgactgcagtttggtctcataaccgacttcagtggggaaatgctcaccttcaatggccgtGGGCACGCTGGAAAAGTGTTCTCTTCACGGATTAATCGAAGTTTCAACTGTacagggcagatggcagacagcatgtatggcattgtgtcggcgagcggtttgctgatgccaatattgtgaacagtgccccattgtggcggtggggttatggtatggacgggcacaagctacggacaacaaacacaattgcattttatcgatggaaagttgaatgcacagagacaccgtgacgagatcctgaggcccattgttgtgccattcatctgccgtcatcacctcatgtttcagcatgatattgcATGGCCTatatgtcacaaggatctgtacacaattcttggaagctCAAATTGTCCCAGTccttccatggcctgcaaactcaccagacatgtaACCCATTAAGCACGTTTggtatgctctggatcgacaaGTACGAcaccgtgttccagttcccgtcaatatccagcaacttcacacagccattgaagaggagtgagacaacattccacaggccacatcaacggcctgatcaactctatgagaaggagatgtgttccactgcatgaggcaaatggtgatcacaccagatactaactggttttctgGTCCACAGCTTAACTTtttaaaaaggtatctgtgaccaacagatgcatatctgtattcccagtcacgttaaatccatagattagggcttaatgaatttatttcagtagATTGATTTACTTATAtaaactataactcagtaaaatcttagaaatgtttgcatgttgcgtttataattttgttcagtgtatattatgaTTAAAGAAAAGTCTTAGTTATAGTCtagaaatgtttttattaaaGCCTCTAGATTTAACCACTATACTAGTAAAGTGATAATTTCACCAAAACCTgtaaatacatatactgtatgaGAAAAATAATACATCACTCTTGCATATAAAGCTTATACTGATACTGAGCATGGCTATCAACTTTACTTTCCGCGTTACATTTCTAGATAAAGCAAACAAATGTGTACATGCTCAAGTAATACACCATTTTTCTGGTTAGTCAAATCTCAAATTTGTGCAAATTTCTGCTCAATCTTGCATGCTTTCTCAAACAATTGTAAATGTATATGCATTCGTAAATCAGctcctttcttgagttgggctctagGATGTAACAACCATTGAGCATTGTgggggaagggtgtgtgtgtgtgtgtgtgtgtgtgtgtgtgtgtgtgtgtgtgtgtgtgtgtgtgtgtgtgtgtgtgtgtgtgtatcccacatCTGTTGCAAGAGTGTAAggatgttagggacaatataggatgaaTCACAATATTTGTTTGCTAAAATAATAAGTGCTTGACAAAAATGTTATGTAATTCAATGGCAATCCTAGTTATGGGTAACAATCCTTTGCATGAACTGACGACATTATTACACATATGAATTGTTAATGATGGAAATTAAGATGCGCAAGAtttttgaatatatatatttttaatggcTAAATATAAAGCAGATTGAGGTGAGAGCATTGGAAATGCTTTTACCGGTTGATCTGCTTCTGTTCAGtgggtggcactgtgtgctcCTTTCAAAGGATGGGTCCTGGCCTCTCGGGGGGCCTAGGGATTCGGGGGGACGGGGTGGTCTGCCGGTCactgggatgacaacccaactaGGGATGGTCTTTAGTGGGTGGAATAGTGGAGAACAATTGGAGggttacttagtagcaatgcaaatatcatggtacagctatatggacACTCAATCCCTATGGTACATTTTAATGGTAAATctacaaacatatattttgatgaaTAGATTTGAAACGTGTGTCTGAttatggtgaaataagtatagtcAGTTATAATTGTAGTGGCTTAGCAGATAAGAAGAAAATCAGACAAATATTTACCTGGCTCAAAGAGAAGGAATAtcatatctattgtttacaggaaactcattcaacaattttagatgaagttgTGTGGGAAAAGAGGGGGGGGATATAATTCTCCTATGGGCAAAGAAACTCGAAAGGATGGTGATATTAAAtaacagtaattttgatccaaatgtgcaaattgtccaaacaggtCCGCAAGGTAGATGGATGATTTTAAATACGTTATTGGACCATAAACTGATATGGCTCATTAAACTTTACGGACCAAAAATTATGATCCCCACTTCTTTGAAAAGATAGATAATAAATGATCAACCCTACAAGCAAtacaatattatattattatggtgggagattaaaATACTGTTTTAAATACCTCAATGGACCAGAAAGGAAaccacactacaaactatcaccttCATGCTCTTCAGGAAATGTGAATGGCATGGATATATtagaattagtggatatatggaggcttaaatctCTGGACCTAgtaagatatacagttgaagtcagtagtgtacatacacttaggttggagttattaaaactagttttttcaaccattcctcaaatttcctgttaacaaactatagttttggcaagtcgattaggacatatactttgtgcatgaatccaatcatttttcaaaaaattgtttaaagacagatcatttcacttataattcactgtattacaattccagtgggtcagaagtttacatacacgaagttgactgtgcctttttaaacagcttggaaaattccagaaaatgatttgaTGGCTTTCAAAGCTTCTGATaagttaattgacataatttgagtcaattgtaggtgtacctgtggatgtattttgaagcctaccttcaaactcagggcctctttgcttgacatcatgggaaaatcaaaagaaatcagccaagacctcagaaaataagttgtagacctccacaagtctggttcattctttggagcaatttctaaatgcctgaaggtaccacattcatctgtacaaacaatagtatgcaagtataaacaccatgggaccatgcagccgttattccgctcaggaagggtacgcgttctgtctcctagaaatgaacgtactttggtgcgaaaagtgtaaatcaatcccagaacaacagcaaaggaccttgtgaagatgctggaggaaacaggtacaaaattatctatatccacagtaaaatgagtcctatatcgacataacctgaaaggccgctcagcaaggaagaagccactgctctaaaacagccataaaaaaacagactacggtttgcaactgcactttgggacaaatatcatactttttggagaaatgttgttagatctgatgaaacaaaaatagaactgtttggccataatgaccatcgttatgtttggaggaaaagggggaggtttgcaagccgaagaacaccatcccaaccgtgaagcacgggggtggcagcatcatgttgtgggggtgctttgctgcaggagggactggtgcacttcacaaaatagatggcatcatgagggtgcaaaattatgtggatatattgaagcaacatctcaagacatcagacaggaagctaaagcaaatgggtcttccaaatggacattgaccccaagcatacttccaaagttatggcaaaatggcttaaggacaacaaagtcaaggtattggagtggccatcacgaagccctggcgtcaatcctatagaacatttgtgggcagaactgaaaatgcatgtgcgaacaaggagtcctacaaacctgattcaattacaccagctctgtcaggaggaatgggccaaaattcacccaacttactgtgggaggcttgtggaaggctacccgaaacgtttgacccaagttaaacaatttaaagggaatgctaccaaatactaattgagtgtatgtaaacttctggcccactgggaatgtgatgaaagaaataaaagctgaaataaatcattctctctactattattgtgaaatttcacattcttaaaataaaatgatgatcctaactgacctaagacagggaatgtttactaggattaaatgtcaggaattgtgaaaaactgagtttaaatgtatttggctgaggtgtatgtaaacttccgacttcaactgtagtgtacatggcggaggcttaatcaagaTAGTCGTCTCGACtttttcttatgtcattctcgttggcaccaaaagtttaaaaagtgttgataggggataGAATGCGGTCGGACCATCAGATAATTGGCATATACATTACTCTTACTGAATTTCCACATGGACGAGGATATTTAACATTTAATCAAAACCTATTGGATGCTAACTTTAAAAAATATTCGGACAGAGGAATTTATAACAACACTTTTCAGACATAACACAGGCacagcaaatccccttattgtatgggacaattTTAAATGTGcggcctttagaggccatgcaattcagtactcatctctAAAACAAAAGTAATTTAGGTCAAAAGGGCCCATACTAACAAAGGAAATAGAAGgtattgcaagattatgttataataataattttatcacatcaaatggttgttttatgcaacagaatagagtattctgttaactattgtgtgtgtgttctactgaggatgggcctctgggagataacactgaAAGGAGAGATTTACAATGTATTTTGGGTGAAAAAACCTAAAGAGCATTACAGAGCATGAGTTAATTTTTCTGTTATCtatggtaccagggagagatggttcCAGTTTGGTTTCGGAGGGCCAGGCACTGGTCTCTATGCAATGAAAACTTAACACAGCAGATACtggtatctttcatacaaatcttaaccttgtgatcCATTATACATATCTGTTgttcgtcatgtaggttgaaagtggtgtatcttggctataaaaaaCCTTTGCATTTTTCTCACTAATAAAGAttcagtttaagtataactctgacttgtgtgataagtttgtccctcctcatttgataatacagaaattaaccaccacaaaGGTCTAAGAACAAAAGGATAAAAACTCTACAATGGAGGCTCAGAATGAtgtagaggaaaaacaaaaagaaatggaggaacttattcaagaaagatcaagtgCATATATTATAATAAATAAAGCAACTGTAGATAaggtcccagtttacctatttgcttatggtcttgcctacacctagcgaaaagtattttttattatttcagaaaaaaatatattttatttggaaccgcaagccagacaaaattaaacgggcCTATTTATCTTGCAAATTAGGAAGAATGTCTCACcctatgttcaagaatggccttctttcctttattcagattacaacctctcactttcagttatttgaaaaggAGATTATCTCCCAAATAtaactatttttaaaacaagccatagaaagttggttgcaatgtatatttaatccaccagaaaagacagaacaaataatacaacaaatgatGGTTTcgctcaaatatactaattgatcaaAATCAAAAAAGTATCATCTTCGCAAaagatatcataaataggactggtggagttatgtcacacatgcagctaacaaaaacatatggaaatgtctgcccTACCCAAaactacaaccaactaattgcagcattaacGCTAACATGGAAGAGGAAAGTGGAAGGGGGTAAATTAGTACCTGTGTACCTGCTCAAGTAATACACAATGTTTTTACTTCATAAAAGCTACCTTCATGAGCTTATATTGAAATAAAATGTTGGCAGCGTCCAATCCAAGTCGAAGAACAGGCATGACTGTAGACTCAAGGAAACCACCTCCTTCTTTCTCAGGTTTGTTGCTCTTCTTGAACTCCTCTATCTCCTGTCTCATTAAGTCAGCCTTCTCCTTGTGGCCCTTCTCCAGCAGATCCTTCTGCTCCTGCATCTTGCACTCCAAGGCCCTGTGGAAGTCCCGTTCCTGTTGCTTCAAATCCTCCTTCATCTTCTCTTCCATCTGCTTCAACTTCTCATCTTTGCTTCTGCGATCATCCTCCATGGTGCGCTCCATCTCCAACCGTTTCTCTTCAGCAGCCTTCTTCTCCTGCTCCAGCACAGCtgatctctccttctcctctgcatGGTCCAAAGGAAGAGTTGAGGTAGGAAAACACTCTAGCTTCTGGACTACTCATGTTCTCTCTCatatggagtcaacagacagccCCTGATCTTTTCCATGTTCTGGAGTAGGCCATACCTTTTAGATTACTCTTTCAAACATCCCAGATCTATGTTGACTTCGTGCAAGATTATCACCAATTTATTGTGAGAAGTCACTCCAACCAGAAAACTGAATGCAACCAGATAATAACATCCCGATGCTATAATTTGGACTTACCGTGGATCTTTTTCTCATTTTCGGTCAATTTTTTGTCAGCTTGCAGGATGGAATTCTTCTCTAGACTCTTATCCCTCAGGAACTGCTCAAGAATCTCCTCAGCCTGTAGAAAACACCCCCAGAGGCTACATGTTTTAGCATTGGTTGATGGCAATCGGTTTCTGGTATGATGCTGCAGATGGAAGCTAACATGGAAGCTAATCATAAGAGGTTGATAGAAACAGCAATCCATCTACGAAATTGAAACTAAGTGGATCGGCCTGAAAGATGAGAACAGCTCCAGTGTTTAATATGGATATTTTATGAATGTTTCAGCCCTAGCAAGGATTCTTACCCTAACTCCTTTATCAGGCTCGGCCCGGTACTGTGCCACCATGTTGTCATGGTGACTGCAGTAAAACTCATATCCTCCAGGTGTGGCATAGATCCCCTCCTTAATCTTCTGGGCCATCGGAGCAGACAGCTTCTCCAGAAGAGCCACACACTTCTTCTCTGACGCATCCTCGTTCTGGATGAGAAGGTCAGCGTAGTGCTTTGCAATGGCCACCTGCAGGAGTCAAGACTGTTTTAGGGAAGCATTTGTAAAAAAAAGTGGTCCTTGACAGAGTTAAGAACTAAGGTAGTGTTTGTACCAGGCACAGATCTGAAATGATGACCCTTACCGCCAACGCTTTCAAGAAATCCCCATTTTCATCTTTGAAGGATCGTTTCATGAAAGCCTGCGTGGCCTGGTGGTCTGAGCGGAGGTGATGAGCTGAAATCTGACCCATGTCCACAGGGAATAaggccttcacctcctccatgCCGCTCTGGTATACCGCCTGGCCCTCATCCAGAGCAGCCTGGTTCTCAATTTGAGCCATGGCCAGCACCGCATTCTCCAGACAGGGCACAGAGCCTTTGGCTATGGTCTCCACATAGGTTTTAACCAAGTGGCCGAGCACTGCAATCAGATAGAGGCGGGAAGAAAAATATAAGCGTATACATTTGGTGGTACAATAACATAGGCTACCTTCAATGCATATGTGCAAAATCGGCTGATATTTGACTTACTTCTCCCGGTTACTTTGTGTCCCCCTTTGACAGTTTTTGTACGGCTCTCCTGGAAAATAAAGCAGCAGAAAGTGTCTGCAACCTTTCGGAAGCTTCCACAGAGATCAGCCTCGTCCATGGAATCCAGATGGGGCATGTTGGCAGGAGTTGTAGGAGTGGGGAATACAAAGCACTTGCGCGAGGGGAAGTAGTTCCGGATGCACTCTCGTGGGAGGTTGTACATCAGGTTCTTTTTACCCCCACCTGAATGATAGTCAGCATTCACCATTACAGTTGACATTCATCTATTTTtcgggctggtttcccagacacagactaGGCCTTGTCCTGCACACAAACGTGTGTTCAGTGGAGAATCTCGTCTAGAggcctaatctgtgtctggggttCTGGCCCTTAG
This portion of the Oncorhynchus tshawytscha isolate Ot180627B linkage group LG26, Otsh_v2.0, whole genome shotgun sequence genome encodes:
- the LOC112234753 gene encoding guanylate-binding protein 1-like isoform X1 encodes the protein MDSPMCLVENADGELHVVPGAIKYLMGLNQQVVVVTVVGLYRTGKSYLMNKLAGKRKDIDLGFALGATIQSKTKGIWMWCVPHPEKRHHTLVLLDTEGLGDVEKGDSKNDAWIFSLAILLSSTLVYNSRGTIDNQAVENLQYVSELTERIKVNSSSAASSSHDDEEGGDAQFVQFFPNFVWAVRDFTLLLEINGRNVTEDEYLEHSLELRKGGGKKNLMYNLPRECIRNYFPSRKCFVFPTPTTPANMPHLDSMDEADLCGSFRKVADTFCCFIFQESRTKTVKGGHKVTGRMLGHLVKTYVETIAKGSVPCLENAVLAMAQIENQAALDEGQAVYQSGMEEVKALFPVDMGQISAHHLRSDHQATQAFMKRSFKDENGDFLKALAVAIAKHYADLLIQNEDASEKKCVALLEKLSAPMAQKIKEGIYATPGGYEFYCSHHDNMVAQYRAEPDKGVRAEEILEQFLRDKSLEKNSILQADKKLTENEKKIHEEKERSAVLEQEKKAAEEKRLEMERTMEDDRRSKDEKLKQMEEKMKEDLKQQERDFHRALECKMQEQKDLLEKGHKEKADLMRQEIEEFKKSNKPEKEGGGFLESTVMPVLRLGLDAANILFQYKLMKVAFMK
- the LOC112234753 gene encoding guanylate-binding protein 1-like isoform X2, whose translation is MDSPMCLVENADGELHVVPGAIKYLMGLNQQVVVVTVVGLYRTGKSYLMNKLAGKRKGFALGATIQSKTKGIWMWCVPHPEKRHHTLVLLDTEGLGDVEKGDSKNDAWIFSLAILLSSTLVYNSRGTIDNQAVENLQYVSELTERIKVNSSSAASSSHDDEEGGDAQFVQFFPNFVWAVRDFTLLLEINGRNVTEDEYLEHSLELRKGGGKKNLMYNLPRECIRNYFPSRKCFVFPTPTTPANMPHLDSMDEADLCGSFRKVADTFCCFIFQESRTKTVKGGHKVTGRMLGHLVKTYVETIAKGSVPCLENAVLAMAQIENQAALDEGQAVYQSGMEEVKALFPVDMGQISAHHLRSDHQATQAFMKRSFKDENGDFLKALAVAIAKHYADLLIQNEDASEKKCVALLEKLSAPMAQKIKEGIYATPGGYEFYCSHHDNMVAQYRAEPDKGVRAEEILEQFLRDKSLEKNSILQADKKLTENEKKIHEEKERSAVLEQEKKAAEEKRLEMERTMEDDRRSKDEKLKQMEEKMKEDLKQQERDFHRALECKMQEQKDLLEKGHKEKADLMRQEIEEFKKSNKPEKEGGGFLESTVMPVLRLGLDAANILFQYKLMKVAFMK